One window of the Burkholderia ubonensis subsp. mesacidophila genome contains the following:
- a CDS encoding DUF3564 family protein, whose product MRLTIRINGSEAATRQSFAVLWVDTDEGLWSREAHQGIDLPTWGKVKDVEGAMALCAADSGKAVCKLQGLSFDATQREQGTAVLAGEHAKGAWRLQEIDTCTIQPEYKEFISVDR is encoded by the coding sequence ATGCGCCTCACCATTCGGATTAATGGCAGCGAAGCGGCAACTCGACAGTCTTTTGCAGTGCTGTGGGTGGACACCGACGAAGGACTGTGGTCTCGCGAGGCACATCAAGGCATCGATCTTCCGACATGGGGCAAGGTCAAGGACGTCGAGGGCGCCATGGCGCTCTGCGCGGCCGACAGCGGCAAGGCCGTCTGCAAGCTGCAGGGGCTGTCGTTCGACGCGACGCAGCGCGAACAGGGCACCGCCGTGCTCGCCGGCGAACATGCGAAAGGCGCATGGCGGCTGCAGGAAATCGACACTTGCACGATCCAGCCGGAATACAAGGAATTTATTTCCGTTGATCGATAG
- the hpaE gene encoding 5-carboxymethyl-2-hydroxymuconate semialdehyde dehydrogenase, which translates to MTIKHWIDGREVESRETFTTLNPATGDVITDVASGGEAEVDAAVRAAKAAFPKWANTPAKERAKLMRKLGELIEKNVPMLAALETQDTGLPIEQTSKQLIPRASENFNFFAEVCVQMNGRTYPVDDQMLNYTLYQPVGVCALVSPWNVPFMTATWKTAPCLALGNTAVLKMSELSPLTADQLGRLALEAGIPPGVLNVVQGYGATAGDALVRHPDVRAVSFTGGTATGKRIMERAGLKKYSMELGGKSPVLIFDDADFDRALDASLFTIFSINGERCTAGSRIFVQRSIYDRFVQEFTRRANNLVVGDPADPATQLGAMITRAHWEKVTGYIRIGEQEGARLVAGGADQPAHLPAHLRNGNFVRPTVFADVDNRMRIAQEEIFGPVACLIPFEDEDEGLRLANDTRYGLASYLWTQDVGKVHRLARGIEAGMVFVNSQNVRDLRQPFGGVKESGTGREGGEYSFDVFAEIKNVCISMGSHHIPRWGV; encoded by the coding sequence ATGACCATCAAGCACTGGATCGACGGCCGCGAAGTCGAAAGCCGCGAGACGTTCACGACGCTGAATCCGGCGACCGGCGACGTGATCACCGACGTCGCGTCGGGCGGCGAAGCGGAAGTCGACGCGGCCGTGCGCGCGGCGAAGGCCGCATTCCCGAAATGGGCGAACACGCCCGCGAAGGAGCGCGCGAAGCTGATGCGCAAGCTCGGCGAGCTGATCGAGAAGAACGTGCCGATGCTCGCGGCGCTGGAGACGCAGGATACGGGCCTGCCGATCGAGCAGACCAGCAAGCAGCTGATTCCGCGCGCGTCGGAGAACTTCAATTTCTTCGCGGAAGTGTGCGTGCAGATGAACGGCCGCACGTATCCGGTCGACGACCAGATGCTGAACTACACGCTGTACCAGCCGGTCGGCGTGTGCGCGCTGGTGTCGCCGTGGAACGTGCCGTTCATGACCGCGACGTGGAAGACGGCGCCGTGTCTCGCGCTCGGCAATACCGCGGTGCTGAAGATGTCCGAGCTGTCGCCGCTGACCGCCGACCAGCTCGGCCGGCTCGCGCTCGAAGCCGGCATTCCGCCCGGCGTGCTGAACGTCGTGCAGGGCTACGGCGCGACCGCCGGCGACGCGCTGGTGCGGCATCCGGACGTGCGCGCGGTGTCGTTTACCGGCGGCACGGCCACCGGCAAGCGGATCATGGAGCGCGCGGGCCTGAAGAAATATTCGATGGAGCTCGGCGGCAAGTCGCCGGTGCTGATTTTCGACGACGCCGATTTCGACCGCGCGCTCGACGCGTCGCTGTTTACGATCTTCTCGATCAACGGCGAACGCTGCACCGCGGGCTCGCGCATTTTCGTGCAGCGTTCGATCTACGACCGCTTCGTGCAGGAATTCACGCGCCGCGCGAACAATCTGGTGGTCGGCGATCCGGCCGACCCGGCGACGCAGCTCGGCGCGATGATCACGCGCGCGCACTGGGAGAAGGTGACGGGCTACATCCGCATCGGCGAGCAGGAAGGCGCGCGGCTCGTCGCGGGCGGCGCCGACCAGCCGGCGCACCTGCCTGCGCACCTGCGCAACGGCAACTTCGTGCGGCCGACCGTGTTCGCCGACGTCGACAACCGGATGCGCATCGCGCAGGAGGAAATCTTCGGCCCGGTCGCGTGCCTGATTCCGTTCGAGGACGAGGACGAAGGGCTGCGCCTCGCGAACGACACGCGCTACGGGCTCGCGTCGTACCTCTGGACGCAGGACGTCGGCAAGGTGCATCGCCTCGCGCGCGGCATCGAGGCCGGGATGGTGTTCGTCAACAGCCAGAACGTGCGCGACCTGCGCCAGCCGTTCGGCGGCGTGAAGGAGTCGGGCACCGGGCGCGAGGGCGGTGAGTACAGCTTCGACGTGTTCGCCGAGATCAAGAACGTCTGCATCTCGATGGGTTCGCATCACATTCCGCGCTGGGGCGTGTAA
- a CDS encoding fumarylacetoacetate hydrolase family protein, which yields MRTARVIYNGAQHAAEPAGDGLIRLDTGRVVEETAVAWLPPVAPRTTFALGLNYADHAKELAFKAPSEPLIFLKGPNTFIGHRSRTVRPADATHMHYECELAVLIGRPARGVRRAQALDYVAGYTVANDYAIRDYLENYYRPNLRVKNRDTCTPLGPWLVSRDEIGDPAGLTLRTTVNGQETQRGSTRDMIFDVPALIEHISGFMTLSPGDLILTGTPEGLADTQPGDEVVTEIEGIGRLVNTIVGEHDYYRAG from the coding sequence ATGAGAACCGCACGCGTGATCTACAACGGCGCGCAGCATGCGGCCGAGCCGGCCGGCGACGGCCTGATCCGCCTCGATACGGGGCGGGTCGTCGAGGAGACCGCGGTGGCCTGGCTGCCGCCCGTCGCGCCGCGCACGACGTTTGCGCTCGGCCTGAACTACGCGGACCACGCGAAGGAGCTTGCGTTCAAGGCGCCGAGCGAGCCGCTGATCTTCCTGAAGGGCCCGAACACGTTCATCGGCCACCGCTCGCGCACCGTGCGGCCCGCCGACGCGACCCACATGCATTACGAATGCGAGCTGGCGGTCTTGATCGGCCGCCCCGCGCGGGGCGTGCGCCGCGCGCAGGCGCTCGACTACGTCGCCGGCTACACGGTCGCGAACGACTACGCGATCCGCGATTACCTCGAGAACTATTACCGGCCGAACCTGCGCGTGAAGAACCGTGACACCTGCACGCCGCTCGGGCCGTGGCTCGTCAGCCGCGACGAGATCGGCGACCCTGCCGGCCTGACGCTGCGCACGACGGTCAACGGCCAGGAGACGCAGCGCGGCAGCACGCGCGACATGATCTTCGACGTGCCGGCGCTGATCGAGCACATCAGCGGCTTCATGACGCTCTCGCCGGGCGACCTGATCCTGACCGGCACGCCCGAAGGGCTCGCGGACACGCAGCCGGGCGACGAGGTCGTCACCGAGATCGAAGGCATCGGCCGGCTCGTGAACACGATCGTCGGCGAACACGACTACTACCGCGCCGGCTGA
- a CDS encoding SDR family oxidoreductase — translation MLIWKTALSLNWRTSLVSPACAPVAAANVGRLVLTGATGFIGSTVLTALVNAGLLERIVCVVRAQDRGHAVARLREAALRAGLAPYWASRLSDANVIVGALGDVWEGAQAPRLAQATHVIHCAGHASSADGAHLQADADESLRFAARFVHAAKLQRFVYVGTAFVRGGRGGTVQEDAPSAAATDPGAALAGAVLAADYLHAKGETERRLRALGLPLVVVRPSHVVGHTVLGTRPAPNTFWMFRLVHAARRYTARPMTRIDIVSVDDVARATMLLAVKPALAHDVYHVSAGEEAPMVAQIVRAMDEAAGMAGAPRYAACAAAELPLVVRDVLGRTDPALERVVGKALQRFAEFAAVDRVFDNRRVRDEIDFEPLPFVDYVEECMRTSRGVPVTALMRGEA, via the coding sequence GTGCTGATCTGGAAAACCGCCCTGTCGCTCAACTGGCGCACGAGCCTCGTATCGCCAGCGTGCGCGCCGGTCGCCGCGGCGAACGTCGGGCGACTGGTGCTCACGGGCGCAACCGGCTTCATCGGCAGCACCGTGCTGACGGCGCTCGTCAATGCCGGGCTGCTCGAGCGCATCGTCTGCGTCGTGCGTGCGCAGGATCGCGGCCACGCGGTGGCGCGGCTGCGCGAGGCGGCGCTGCGCGCGGGGCTCGCGCCGTACTGGGCGTCGCGCCTGAGCGACGCGAACGTGATCGTCGGCGCGCTCGGCGACGTGTGGGAGGGCGCGCAAGCGCCCCGTCTCGCGCAGGCGACGCATGTGATCCACTGCGCGGGACACGCATCGTCGGCGGACGGCGCGCACCTGCAGGCCGACGCCGACGAGTCGCTGCGCTTCGCCGCCCGGTTCGTGCACGCCGCGAAGCTGCAGCGCTTCGTGTACGTCGGCACCGCGTTCGTGCGCGGCGGCCGGGGCGGCACGGTGCAGGAGGACGCGCCGTCCGCCGCCGCCACGGACCCGGGCGCAGCGCTCGCGGGCGCCGTGCTGGCGGCCGACTACCTGCACGCCAAGGGCGAGACGGAGCGGCGCCTGCGCGCGCTCGGGCTGCCGCTCGTCGTGGTCCGTCCGTCGCATGTCGTCGGGCACACGGTGCTCGGCACGCGGCCCGCGCCGAACACGTTCTGGATGTTCCGCCTCGTGCATGCGGCGCGGCGTTATACGGCGCGGCCGATGACGCGCATCGACATCGTGTCGGTCGACGATGTCGCGCGCGCGACGATGCTGCTGGCGGTCAAGCCGGCGCTCGCGCACGACGTCTATCACGTGTCGGCGGGCGAGGAGGCGCCGATGGTCGCGCAGATCGTGCGGGCGATGGACGAGGCGGCCGGGATGGCCGGCGCGCCGCGCTACGCGGCGTGCGCGGCGGCGGAGCTGCCGCTCGTCGTGCGCGACGTGCTGGGGCGTACCGATCCGGCGCTCGAGCGGGTGGTGGGCAAGGCGCTGCAGCGCTTCGCGGAATTCGCGGCCGTCGATCGGGTGTTCGACAACCGGCGCGTGCGCGACGAAATCGATTTCGAGCCGCTGCCGTTCGTCGACTACGTCGAGGAATGCATGCGCACGTCGCGCGGCGTCCCGGTCACCGCGCTGATGCGCGGCGAGGCCTGA
- the hpaR gene encoding homoprotocatechuate degradation operon regulator HpaR — translation MNRSFDHRNLAMLLLEARETLMGLFRPILKEFALTEQQWRIIRVLDGEPSHALEAGQIARRCCILSPSLTGVLERMERDGLIKRTRAQEDQRRLLVSLTPQSRKLVSEIGPRIDEQYRLLEARFGQDALDDIYRALDRLIELGDSAP, via the coding sequence ATGAACCGTTCGTTCGACCACCGCAATCTGGCCATGCTGCTGCTCGAGGCCCGAGAAACGCTGATGGGGCTGTTCCGCCCCATTCTCAAGGAATTCGCGTTGACCGAACAGCAATGGCGGATCATCCGCGTGCTCGACGGCGAGCCGTCGCACGCGCTCGAAGCGGGACAGATCGCGCGGCGCTGCTGCATCCTGAGTCCGAGCCTGACGGGCGTGCTCGAACGGATGGAGCGCGATGGCCTGATCAAGCGCACGCGCGCGCAGGAAGATCAGCGCAGGCTGCTCGTCAGCCTGACGCCGCAAAGCCGGAAGCTGGTCTCGGAAATCGGCCCGCGCATCGACGAACAGTACCGGCTGCTCGAGGCGCGCTTCGGCCAGGATGCGCTCGACGACATCTACCGTGCGCTCGACCGGCTGATCGAGCTCGGCGACAGCGCGCCGTAA
- a CDS encoding fumarylacetoacetate hydrolase family protein: protein MELSCTTAAAPPLPVAIGTVYGALLNERAALDALGDAVHQPPYGRPPQAPILYIKPANTHAVDGATVVVPAGVDALEIGASVAVVFARRTTRVAADRALDYVHGFTLASDVSVPHPDYYRPAVRFKCRDGFCPLGPAIVPPGAFDDVDAVRLTVRIDGNLAQSASTATLIRPVRQLIADVSAFMSFDAGDVLLLGVAGGAPRAKPGSRIEIAADGIGTLRHALIAEEAR, encoded by the coding sequence ATGGAGCTGTCTTGCACGACCGCCGCGGCGCCGCCGCTGCCAGTAGCCATCGGCACCGTCTACGGCGCGCTGCTCAACGAGCGCGCCGCGCTCGACGCGCTCGGCGACGCGGTGCATCAGCCGCCTTACGGGCGGCCGCCGCAGGCGCCGATCCTGTACATCAAGCCCGCCAACACCCACGCGGTCGACGGCGCAACCGTCGTCGTGCCGGCCGGCGTCGACGCGCTGGAGATCGGCGCGTCGGTCGCGGTCGTGTTCGCCCGCCGCACGACCCGCGTGGCGGCCGACCGCGCGCTCGACTACGTGCACGGCTTCACGCTCGCGAGCGACGTGTCGGTGCCGCATCCCGACTACTACCGTCCCGCCGTGCGCTTCAAGTGCCGCGACGGGTTCTGCCCGCTCGGCCCGGCGATCGTCCCGCCCGGCGCGTTCGACGACGTCGACGCGGTCCGGCTGACCGTGCGGATCGACGGCAACCTCGCGCAGTCCGCGTCGACGGCGACGTTGATCCGCCCGGTGCGGCAACTGATCGCCGACGTGTCGGCGTTCATGTCGTTCGACGCCGGCGACGTGCTGCTGCTCGGCGTGGCGGGCGGCGCGCCGCGCGCGAAGCCGGGCAGCCGGATCGAGATCGCCGCGGACGGCATCGGCACGTTGCGGCATGCGCTGATCGCGGAGGAGGCCCGATGA
- a CDS encoding peptidoglycan D,D-transpeptidase FtsI family protein — protein sequence MSVKKKTHPADPYASATKHPMLASRLPMWRSKLVVIIVFVAFAALLARAFWVQVANQDFYVGQGQKRYQRTIELDAMRGRIVDRNGAMLAVSLSTYEIWANPKQVAETDYPQIAKLLDMPLAEVKRRLRNDRTFVLLKRQIDADTASRLDKLAIEGITQIADSKRYYPEGESAAHVVGFTNVEDQGQEGVELAANSPLSGTAGQREVIRDRLGRIVSDTRPLVPAQHGATIELTIDRRIQQLAFSQLKAAVLENNAQAGSVVVLDAQNGEILALANYPTFDPNDRARLTGQQLRNRAVIDTFEPGSTIKPLVVALSIDEGKVRPNTIVNTSPGTYKIGPAVIHDTSNHGSLTVAQALQKSSNIALAKLALNLPAETIWNKYQEYGVGRAPELTFPGVASGRLRPYKRWRPIEQATMAYGYGLSMSLLQIAQVYTAYAGDGTLHPVSLLKNGTDKQTIDAHRGHRVTTPQTASAIRSMLEMAVSEGGTGRRARVDGYRIGGKTGTARKQVGKSYAQGKYRALFAGMAPMSNPRLIVAVMIDEPRGKGYYGGTVAGPVFSSVTSGSLQLLGVPPDVPVEADKLAPPKTAVQAQATAATRS from the coding sequence ATGAGCGTGAAAAAGAAGACCCACCCCGCCGATCCGTATGCATCGGCGACCAAGCACCCGATGCTCGCTTCGCGCCTGCCGATGTGGCGCTCGAAGCTGGTCGTGATCATCGTGTTCGTCGCGTTCGCCGCACTGCTCGCCCGTGCCTTCTGGGTCCAGGTCGCCAACCAGGATTTCTACGTCGGCCAGGGCCAGAAGCGCTACCAGCGGACGATCGAACTCGACGCGATGCGCGGCCGCATCGTCGACCGCAACGGCGCGATGCTCGCCGTCAGCCTGTCGACCTACGAAATCTGGGCGAACCCGAAACAGGTCGCCGAGACCGACTACCCGCAGATCGCGAAGCTGCTCGACATGCCGCTCGCCGAGGTCAAGCGGCGCCTGCGCAACGACCGCACATTCGTGCTGCTCAAGCGCCAGATCGACGCCGACACCGCGAGCCGTCTCGACAAGCTCGCGATCGAGGGCATCACGCAGATCGCCGATTCGAAGCGCTACTACCCCGAAGGCGAATCGGCCGCGCACGTGGTCGGCTTCACGAACGTCGAGGACCAGGGGCAGGAAGGCGTCGAACTCGCGGCGAACAGCCCGCTGTCGGGCACCGCCGGGCAGCGCGAGGTGATCCGCGACCGGCTCGGCCGCATCGTGTCCGACACGCGGCCGCTCGTGCCCGCGCAGCACGGCGCGACGATCGAGCTGACGATCGACCGGCGCATCCAGCAGCTCGCGTTCAGCCAGCTCAAGGCCGCGGTGCTCGAGAACAACGCGCAGGCCGGCAGCGTCGTCGTGCTCGACGCGCAGAACGGCGAGATCCTCGCGCTCGCAAACTATCCGACCTTCGATCCGAACGACCGCGCGCGCCTGACCGGCCAGCAGCTGCGCAACCGCGCGGTGATCGACACGTTCGAGCCGGGCTCGACGATCAAGCCGCTCGTCGTCGCGCTGTCGATCGACGAAGGCAAGGTGCGTCCGAACACGATCGTCAACACGTCGCCCGGCACCTACAAGATCGGCCCGGCCGTGATCCATGACACGTCGAACCACGGCTCGCTGACCGTCGCGCAGGCGCTGCAGAAGTCGAGCAACATCGCGCTCGCGAAGCTCGCGCTGAACCTGCCCGCCGAGACGATCTGGAACAAGTACCAGGAATACGGCGTCGGCCGCGCGCCCGAGCTGACCTTCCCCGGCGTCGCGTCGGGCCGGCTGCGGCCCTACAAGCGCTGGCGGCCGATCGAGCAGGCGACGATGGCGTACGGCTACGGGCTGTCGATGTCGCTGCTGCAGATCGCGCAGGTGTACACGGCGTACGCCGGCGACGGCACGCTGCATCCGGTGTCGCTGCTGAAGAACGGCACCGACAAGCAGACGATCGACGCGCATCGCGGCCATCGCGTGACGACGCCGCAAACCGCGTCGGCGATCCGCTCGATGCTCGAGATGGCGGTCAGCGAAGGCGGCACGGGGCGTCGCGCGCGCGTCGACGGCTACCGGATCGGCGGCAAGACCGGCACGGCGCGCAAGCAGGTCGGCAAGTCGTATGCGCAGGGCAAGTACCGTGCGCTGTTCGCCGGGATGGCGCCGATGAGCAATCCGCGCCTGATCGTCGCGGTGATGATCGACGAGCCGCGCGGCAAAGGGTATTACGGCGGCACCGTCGCCGGGCCGGTGTTCTCGTCGGTCACGAGCGGCTCGCTGCAACTGCTGGGCGTGCCGCCGGATGTGCCGGTCGAGGCGGACAAGCTCGCGCCGCCCAAGACGGCCGTGCAGGCCCAGGCGACGGCGGCCACGCGCTCGTAA